The nucleotide window AAACTTACACTTGCATTTACAAAAGCTTTTAAAATAAATGATTCCTCTCTTGTTTTTTCATCATTTTTATATTTTTTCCAAAGTTCTTCTAATTTATTATGTGCTTCAATAAAATTTTCTATTTCTAATAGAAAAATAATGTCATTTAATTCTTCATTTAATTGCATTTTTTAGCCTATTTTAGTTTCTATATTGTATCAAAAGTTAATAATAATTTTAATTGGTTAATAATATTTTAAAACAATAAATACTATGATTAAATAGTAAGATGAATTAATTTTAAAGGAGTTTATCATGCAAATAAATTCAAACTCTGTCTTAAATCAAAATGTTTATTTAAATGCAAATCAAGCACTTACAAGAATAGCAACTGGTGTTGAACTAAATCAATCAAGTGATAATGCTTCTAGTTTGTCAATTGCAAACAGTTTATTAACACAATCAAATGGTTATGCGCAGGCTATTGAAAATACAAATTCAGCAATTGCAGCAACTCAAATAGCTTCAGGTGCAACAAATGAACAATCAAATATTTTAAATAATGTAAAAGAAAAACTTCTCCAAGCTTCAACTGATACAACAAGCCAAGAAGGTAGAGATGCAATATTAAAAGATATACAAAAACAACTAGAACAATTTGATAAAATTGCAAGTAATACAAACTATAATGGAACAACATTACTTCAAAATAGTCAAACAGATACATCTTCTTCTCAAACTTTGCAGTATCAAACTGGATTAGTTGGTCAAGATATTATTGAATCAGGTGGAGTACAATCGAACACACAAGGATTAGGACTTACAAATTTAGTAAATCAAAGTCCAACTACTTTTGACTCAAATACAGCAAAAAGTTTTTTAGAAACTGTAGATAATGCAATAAGTAATTTAAATGATATTAGAGGAAATATAGGTTCTGTTCAAAATCAATTAGAAAGTTCAAATAGAAATCTTCTAACTCAACAAACAAGCACTTTGAGTGCTGCTTCACTTTTTGATACAAATTATGCAAAAGAATCTTCAAACTTTTCAAAACAAAATATATTAGCTCAAATTGGTGCTTTTGGACAAGCCCAATCAAATAATATAAATCAGCAAACTGTTTTAAGACTTCTTTCATAAAAAAAGCTCAAGTTAAAACTTGAGCTTTTATCTTCTATATCCATGATGAAAATCATGGAAATTTCTATGATGGTGTCTAGGAGGATAAAATCCAGGATAGTAATAAGGTCTTGGGAAACTATCATAAATTACAACTACTTCTGTAGGTGGTCTTCTATCATAATAGTCATCGTAATAATCATCCCTTATATATGTTGTAGTTCGTTCATAGCCATTATTATAAGGCGTATTATTATAATTTGAATAATTTCTTGAATCTCGTGAATTATTTGCAATTGTTGCACCTAATAAACCACCAGCTACTCTTGCAACATCTTTGCCACTACCTTTTCCTATTTGATTCCCAATAGCAACACCTAATGTTGCTCCAACTACTGTATCTAAACCAATTGAGTTATTATCTGCAAATACTAAAGAACTTGAAATTAAAAGTATTGATAAAATTTTTTTCATTTAATATCCTTTTATCTTGTTTGGATTAGTATAAGCCTTTATTGTGAATATATTGTGGAAGTAAAAAATTATTTCAACTTACCAAAAATCTTATATTTTTCCCAGTAAATATCTAAAGCTTCATTTAATTTTTTATCAGATAATTTTGTTTTTTTCTTTATTCCAAATCTTGTTATAAAAGATTCAGACATTATAGTTTTTTCTTTAGTTGGATTTTTCAAAAAAGCAAACATTGCTTTTTTTACTTCTGTTTCACTACTATACTTTAGTAAATATCTATAAAAATATTTATCTATAGTTACAGGTATTCTATTATGACATTTAACACAATCTGTTTCATATATATTATTTTTATCATTTTTAGCAGCAAAAAGAGTTAATGAAAATAAACTTATAAATATAAAAATTCTTACCATCTAATCTTTACCTTTGTACCAACATCAATTTCTGAAGTAACTTCAATCTTAAAATCATACTCTTTTGCAATCAAAGAAACAATATTCAAACCAATACCAAAACCACCTACACTTTTATCAAATCTAGAATATCTTTCAAATAATTTGTCAAGATTTTCTTTACTTATTCCTTTTCCACTATCTTCAATACTTAGGCTATTTTTACTCAATACTACTTTTATAAAACCTGAGATTTTATTATATTTTATTGCATTAGAAAGTAAATTATCTATTAATTTTGAAATTTTTTTAATATCACAAAAAATCATAACATCTTCTTTTATGTATATATCAAATCTTATTTTTTTCATTGTTGCGATACTTGAGAAAAAGTCTATTCTTTGTTTTAGAATATTTGATAAATTAATCTCTTCATTATTAGATATTATTTGATTATTTAAAGTTACAAAAGTTAAATCTTCATAGATATTTGAAATAGTTTTTGCTCCAATTTCTATTCTATTTATTTTTTTTGCAAGTTTTTCATCTAACAAATCTTTATTTATCATTTCAATATTTGTAATAATTGCAGTAACAGGAGTATTTAACTCATGAGTTGTATCTTTTATAAATCTATCAAGCAAATGTAAAGCATCTCGCATTGGTTTTAAAAAAAGTTTTGATATAAAGTATCCAATAAGTATCATAAATAAAAAAGCCCCTAAAAAGGCTATAATCATCTTATATTTTATATTTTCAAACCAGATATTATCATCAGGAATTTCTATAATTACATATTTTGAACCTAGATAGTAAGATTCAGGTTCTTTTATAAAATGAATTTGATGACCGCTTAAATAAATGACATCATCCAAACTTACTTCTTCTGATTTTAAAGTAGAAAAGATTTTCTTTTTATCACTATCAAAAATTGCCGATTCAAACTTTTCATCTCGTGGATAAATATTATTTTTATCAATATTAATATGTAAATCTTTTAATCTAAAGATTAGATTATTTGAATAATTTTGTAAAAGTTGTCTCTTTTCTTGTAACATCAAATCTTTTTGGAATTGATAATATAAAAATGTAACAACACTTAAAATTACCAATACAAGAAAAGAGTATAAAAAAGAGAAACCTAGAATAGTTCTAGTTTCACTCTTGGTTAAATCTATACCCGAGTTTTTTAAGACTAACAATTTTATCTTTTCCTAAAATCTTTCTAAGATTTTTAATATAAGTTCGTAAAGAGTTATCACTATACTCTTCATCATAATCCCAAACATAATCATAAATTCTATCATGAACTAAAAGTTCATTTGGATGCTGTAAAAAAAGTTTTAAAAGTTTTAACTCTTTTAAATTTAATTTTACTTCAACTCCATTGTCTCTTAATTCATTAGATATAGAATTAAATGTGATTTTTTCTGTAATATTTATTAATTCATTTTTATTAGAAAATTCTCTTTTTAATATTGTCTGAACACGAATTAAAAGTTCTTTTAACTCGAATGGTTTTCTAATATAATCATCACAACCACAAGAAAATCCTTCTTCTAAAGAATCCATAGAATTTAAAGAAGTAATAAAAATAGCTGGAGTATTTTTGTTTTGATTTCGAACTTCTTTTAAGACATCAAAACCACTTTTATTTGGAACATTTACATCAAGTAATAATAAATCAAAATTATGTTCATAAATAGAAGAAATTGCTTCATCTCCATCATAAACACAAATTACATCAAAACCTTGTTCTTCGAAATAATCTGATACCGTTTCACTCAGATTTAAATCATCTTCTAATAATAATATTTTACTTTTCATTTTCAAGTTGCTTTTCTTCTAATGTTTCATTTAATCTTTTTTCATATTGAGTTCTTTCATATTCACTCATTTTTGGAATTCTAGAATTTAATTCCTTTAAAAAAGATAGTTTATTCTCATCTTTTACATAACCAATTATTTCAATTAATTCTTGTGTGCTCATTTCAGAATAATCTTCTTTGGCAATCAAAGAACTAAATAATAAAAAAATTATTAATACAACTTTTTTCATCTTCTCAACTTTTTTATTTTCATTGTAACATAACAAACGTATAATAATTGTTGAATATACAATATATTTATTCAAAAAAAAAGAAAAATAATTATCAATTGATAAATTTTAGGATTCTCTAAATAATTTTTCACTAAAATCAAATAAAAAGAGAGATTATGTTTAAAAATATATTAATTATGAGTTGTTTAATTTTTTTATTAAATGGTTGTTTTGGTGAAAAAAAAGAAGAAAAATGGACAGCTTTTATATATCCTAAAAAAGAAGATACAAAAAATAAAATAAAAAGTCCTATAACTTTTACTTCTCTTGAAGAGTGCAAAAAAGTCTCTATTTTAGAAATTAAAAATCAAAATTTAGAAAATATTGCTTCATTTAATTGTGGACTAAATTGTATTTATCATGATGGTATGAAACTTGATATTTGTGAAAAAATGTCAAATGAATAAAAATTTTAATTTTAAATAATAAGGATAGTAATGAAAGAATTAAAATATTTTAACATTTGTTACCATTCAAATATTCTTGATAATAAATTTAGTGAATATCTATCTTCTTATTCTAACAACTCTTTTAATTATGATAATCATGAAGAATTAATAGATTTAATAAATACTAAGGATATTCATGTAGTTATTACAAAATATAATTTTGAATTATTAAAACAAGTCAGAGTTTTAGATAAACAAATACAAATAATTGCAATTTTAGACCAATTAAATGATACTCATTTATTACAAAGTCTTGAATTAACTCAAATAAAATTTATCCATAATTTAAATTGTATAAATGATTTTATTGATACATTAAAAATTTGTATAAAAAATTTAGATTCAAAAACTTCAAATATACAAACACTAAAAAATGATTTTGTGTATGATACATATAATAAAATTTTATTTAAAAAGAATGTTTTAATTCCCCTAACAAAAAAGGAAATTTTATTTTTTGATTTTATTTTTAAAAATAGCAATATAGCTTTAAGTTACGATAAGATAAATAATGAAATTTGGAATGGTTCTATGACTCAGGATGCATTAAGATCTTTAATTAAAGAAATAAGAAAAAAAACTTATAAAGAATTAATAAAAAATGTCTCAGGTGTAGGATATAGGATAGATATATAAAGCTTATGTTAAATGAATGAAAAAATATCTTTAAAATATATTTTCAAGCTTTTGCTTGAAAATAAAAAATCACTTATTTTTGGGCAAGTAATAACTATAATTGCTATACTAATAAGTGTCCCTATTCCTCTTCTTTTACCACTTTTAGTAGATGAAGTATTACTTAACAAACCTGATTTTTTTGTAACAAATATTGATAAACTTTGGGGAAATGGCTCAGCTTTTTATTATATTGCAATAGTTACATTTATTGTTTTATTTTTAAGATTAACTTATTTTATTTTTAGTGTAATTATCACTAAAATATTTACAAAAATTTCTAAGTTTGTAACATTTAAAATAAGAGAAAAACTCTTAAATCATCTTGAACTGGTGAATATGAATGAATATGAAAGTTTAGGAAGTGGAAGTATAAGTGCAAACTTAATAACTGATGTTAATACTTTAGATAATTTTATTGTATCTGTTTCAAGTAAATTAATATCTTCTACTTTAACTTTAATTGCAGTTGCAATAGTTGTGATTAAAATAAATTTCATTTTAGGTTTAATGATTTTGTTTATTCAACCTATAATCATGATATTATCAAAAAGAATTGCAAATAAAACAGGTTTATTAAAAAAAGAAGAAAATAAAGCAGTTGAAATTTTTCAAAATAATATAAATGAAACTTTAGATTTATTTGGTCAAATAAAAGCTAGCAATAAAGAAAAATATTTTTTTGAAGATTCAATAAATAAAGCAAAAAATATTCAAAAAACTTCAAATGAATTTAACTATAAAAGTGTTGCTTATGAGAGATTTTCATTTACTATTTTTTTAATTGCATTTGAAATTTTTAGAGCTGTTGGATTGATTTTAGTTGCTTATAGTGATTTATCAATTGGTTTAATGTTTGCAATGTTTGGATATATTTGGTTTATAATGACTCCAATCCAAGACATTTTAACTATTCAATACTCATATGCAAGTGCAAAAACTGCAATAAATAGAATAAATAAGATTTTAGAATTAGAAAAAGAAAAAAATGGAACAATTAAACTAAATAAAAATACAAAAAAAATAGATATTTCTATAAGAAATCTATCTTTTTCATATAATAAAAGCAAACAAACTTTAAAAAATATCTCTTTTGATATAAAAGCAGGAGAAAAAATAGCTATTATTGGAGCAAGTGGAAGTGGAAAAACTACAATTGCTCATATCATTTCAGGCTTTTACTCTAAAACCTCGGGAGATATTTTATATAACAATATTAGTATTGACGAAATTGAAAGACAAAGTTTAAGAGAAAATATCTTTTTAGTTTTACAAATGCCCATTTTATTTAATAATAGTTTACGATTTAATATCACTATGGGAAATGAAGTTATAAGTGATGAAGAAATTTATAGAGCTTTAAAAATTGCTCAATTAAATGAAAGTATTGAAAATATGCCAAATAAACTTGATACGATTGTAGGAAAACATGGAATAAGACTTAGTGGAGGTCAAAGACAAAGATTATCAATAGCAAGAATGATTATAGCAAATCCAGCTATTGTAATTTTTGATGAATCAACTTCTGCACTTGATGTACATACGGAAACAAAACT belongs to Arcobacter defluvii and includes:
- a CDS encoding DUF309 domain-containing protein translates to MQLNEELNDIIFLLEIENFIEAHNKLEELWKKYKNDEKTREESFILKAFVNASVSFELLKMQRFEHASNVWNTYKKYEDLIEKLYTTNSKNYKKIKEIVYKKREKYIK
- a CDS encoding flagellin, translating into MQINSNSVLNQNVYLNANQALTRIATGVELNQSSDNASSLSIANSLLTQSNGYAQAIENTNSAIAATQIASGATNEQSNILNNVKEKLLQASTDTTSQEGRDAILKDIQKQLEQFDKIASNTNYNGTTLLQNSQTDTSSSQTLQYQTGLVGQDIIESGGVQSNTQGLGLTNLVNQSPTTFDSNTAKSFLETVDNAISNLNDIRGNIGSVQNQLESSNRNLLTQQTSTLSAASLFDTNYAKESSNFSKQNILAQIGAFGQAQSNNINQQTVLRLLS
- a CDS encoding glycine zipper 2TM domain-containing protein; this encodes MKKILSILLISSSLVFADNNSIGLDTVVGATLGVAIGNQIGKGSGKDVARVAGGLLGATIANNSRDSRNYSNYNNTPYNNGYERTTTYIRDDYYDDYYDRRPPTEVVVIYDSFPRPYYYPGFYPPRHHHRNFHDFHHGYRR
- a CDS encoding sensor histidine kinase produces the protein MLVLKNSGIDLTKSETRTILGFSFLYSFLVLVILSVVTFLYYQFQKDLMLQEKRQLLQNYSNNLIFRLKDLHINIDKNNIYPRDEKFESAIFDSDKKKIFSTLKSEEVSLDDVIYLSGHQIHFIKEPESYYLGSKYVIIEIPDDNIWFENIKYKMIIAFLGAFLFMILIGYFISKLFLKPMRDALHLLDRFIKDTTHELNTPVTAIITNIEMINKDLLDEKLAKKINRIEIGAKTISNIYEDLTFVTLNNQIISNNEEINLSNILKQRIDFFSSIATMKKIRFDIYIKEDVMIFCDIKKISKLIDNLLSNAIKYNKISGFIKVVLSKNSLSIEDSGKGISKENLDKLFERYSRFDKSVGGFGIGLNIVSLIAKEYDFKIEVTSEIDVGTKVKIRW
- a CDS encoding response regulator transcription factor, coding for MKSKILLLEDDLNLSETVSDYFEEQGFDVICVYDGDEAISSIYEHNFDLLLLDVNVPNKSGFDVLKEVRNQNKNTPAIFITSLNSMDSLEEGFSCGCDDYIRKPFELKELLIRVQTILKREFSNKNELINITEKITFNSISNELRDNGVEVKLNLKELKLLKLFLQHPNELLVHDRIYDYVWDYDEEYSDNSLRTYIKNLRKILGKDKIVSLKKLGYRFNQE
- a CDS encoding DUF1104 domain-containing protein, which translates into the protein MKKVVLIIFLLFSSLIAKEDYSEMSTQELIEIIGYVKDENKLSFLKELNSRIPKMSEYERTQYEKRLNETLEEKQLENEK
- a CDS encoding winged helix-turn-helix domain-containing protein, encoding MKELKYFNICYHSNILDNKFSEYLSSYSNNSFNYDNHEELIDLINTKDIHVVITKYNFELLKQVRVLDKQIQIIAILDQLNDTHLLQSLELTQIKFIHNLNCINDFIDTLKICIKNLDSKTSNIQTLKNDFVYDTYNKILFKKNVLIPLTKKEILFFDFIFKNSNIALSYDKINNEIWNGSMTQDALRSLIKEIRKKTYKELIKNVSGVGYRIDI
- a CDS encoding ABC transporter ATP-binding protein, coding for MNEKISLKYIFKLLLENKKSLIFGQVITIIAILISVPIPLLLPLLVDEVLLNKPDFFVTNIDKLWGNGSAFYYIAIVTFIVLFLRLTYFIFSVIITKIFTKISKFVTFKIREKLLNHLELVNMNEYESLGSGSISANLITDVNTLDNFIVSVSSKLISSTLTLIAVAIVVIKINFILGLMILFIQPIIMILSKRIANKTGLLKKEENKAVEIFQNNINETLDLFGQIKASNKEKYFFEDSINKAKNIQKTSNEFNYKSVAYERFSFTIFLIAFEIFRAVGLILVAYSDLSIGLMFAMFGYIWFIMTPIQDILTIQYSYASAKTAINRINKILELEKEKNGTIKLNKNTKKIDISIRNLSFSYNKSKQTLKNISFDIKAGEKIAIIGASGSGKTTIAHIISGFYSKTSGDILYNNISIDEIERQSLRENIFLVLQMPILFNNSLRFNITMGNEVISDEEIYRALKIAQLNESIENMPNKLDTIVGKHGIRLSGGQRQRLSIARMIIANPAIVIFDESTSALDVHTETKLFSDLEEFLKNKTVITIAHRLSTVKNADMIYVIDDGKLVQSGNHKDLEEKEGHYLEFVKQQLI